One window of the Magnolia sinica isolate HGM2019 chromosome 19, MsV1, whole genome shotgun sequence genome contains the following:
- the LOC131234869 gene encoding oxysterol-binding protein-related protein 3C-like isoform X2 has protein sequence MMQKYIGSDVTSMVTLPVLIFEPMTMIQKVAETLEYSHLLDLADECEDPYMRMVYATSWAISVYYAYQRTWKPFNPILGESSSSNERGACRK, from the exons ATGATGCAGAAATATATAGGTTCAGATGTTACATCAATGGTGACGCTTCCAGTTCTTATATTTGAGCCCATGACAATGATTCAGAAAGTGGCAGAG ACGCTGGAGTACTCCCACTTGTTAGACCTGGCTGATGAATGTGAGGATCCCTACATGCGGATGGTCTATGCTA CATCATGGGCAATATCTGTTTACTATGCCTATCAACGAACCTGGAAGCCCTTCAATCCCATCCTTG GTGAGTCATCATCCTCCAATGAGCGCGGGGCATGCAGAAAATGA
- the LOC131234869 gene encoding oxysterol-binding protein-related protein 3C-like isoform X1 translates to MMQKYIGSDVTSMVTLPVLIFEPMTMIQKVAETLEYSHLLDLADECEDPYMRMVYATSWAISVYYAYQRTWKPFNPILGETYEMVNHGGITFLVEQVSHHPPMSAGHAENDHFTYDVTSKLKTKFLGNSVDVIRSF, encoded by the exons ATGATGCAGAAATATATAGGTTCAGATGTTACATCAATGGTGACGCTTCCAGTTCTTATATTTGAGCCCATGACAATGATTCAGAAAGTGGCAGAG ACGCTGGAGTACTCCCACTTGTTAGACCTGGCTGATGAATGTGAGGATCCCTACATGCGGATGGTCTATGCTA CATCATGGGCAATATCTGTTTACTATGCCTATCAACGAACCTGGAAGCCCTTCAATCCCATCCTTGGTGAGACTTATGAAATGGTTAATCATGGTGGCATTACATTCCTTGTGGAGCAG GTGAGTCATCATCCTCCAATGAGCGCGGGGCATGCAGAAAATGATCATTTTACCTATGACGTGACATCCAAGTTAAAGACCAAATTTCTGGGAAACTCCGTTGATGTGATTCGGTCCTTCTAA